From Lewinellaceae bacterium:
GGAAGGGGAAGGGTGGCTTACAAAATTTTGCACCAGGCTCCAATTAACCATGTTGTTGAATAGTTACTTTTTGACTCAAAAAGAAGACTCATGCCAAAGCATAAGCGAGCCGCAATTATCGGAGCGGGCATTTCCGGCCTGTGCACGGCCTACTGGCTGCAAAAAAACGGATTTGAGGTGCAGGTTTTCGAAAAAACCGGCCACGCCGGCGGGGTTATCATTTCCGAAAAAATCGATGGCTTCCTGGTGGACATGGGGCCCAACAGTACCCTGGAAACCTCGGAAGTGCTGAAAAACCTGGTGGAAGAACTGGGCCTTGCCGATCAGAAAGTGTACGCCAATGAGGCTTCCAACAAACGGTATATCGTCAAAAACGGAGAGCTGATGGCCATCCCGATGTCTCTGCTTTCCTTTTTAAAGACTGATCTTTTTTCCTGGCGGGCAAAGTTGCGGCTGTTGCAGGAGCCCTTCCTCAAGCCTACGCTGGGCGACGACATTGCGCTGGCCGATTTTGTCCACCACCGGCTGGGCAGGGAATTCCTGGACTACGCCATCAACCCTTTTGTCGCCGGGGTCTACGCCGGCGATCCCCGTTCGCTGAGCACGGCAGCCGGCTTTCCCAAGCTGTACGCCCTGGAAAAGAACTACGGCAGCCTGATCCGGGGCGCTGTATTGGGAGCAAGGGAGCGAAAAAAACGAAAAGAAGTAGCCAAGGACAGGGCTCGGATGTTCTCTTTCCGGGACGGGATGGAAACCTTTACAGATGCGCTGAAGGCAAAAATTGGATCCATAGAGTACCATACCACCGTCAGCAGCCTGAAGCAAAGCGGCGGCGGGTTCGAGCTGGAGGTGGAGCGGGAAGGCAAAAAAGAGGCGCTGGAATTCGACATCGCTGTCTGCTGCGCGCCTACGCACGCCCTGGCGCCTCTGCTGGCGGATATCGCTCCTGAACATACGGCGCCTCTGGCGGAGGTTTCCTACCCCCCGGTGGCGGTAGTGTTCACTGCTTTCCGGGAAACGGACATCCAACGGGAACTGGACGGGTTCGGCTTTCTGATCCCCGAGGTGGAAAAGCGGCAGATTCTGGGCAGCATCTGGAGTTCTGTCATATTTCCGGGCAGGGCGCCGGAAGGGCACGTTGCTTTTACTTCCTTCGTGGGCGGCACGCGGCAGCCGGACAACGCGCTTCTCCCCGAAGATCAGCTGAAGGCCCTCGTGCTGAGCGAGCTGAAAAGCCTGGTGGGCATTGCGGGGGAGCCCGTTTTGACAAAAATAAAGAAATGGGAAAAAGCCATACCGCAGTATAAGGTAGGCTACAAAAAGATCCAGGCCGTTTTCGACAAGCTGGAGGCGCAATATCCCGGGCTGTACTTTGCCGGCAACTACCGGCGGGGGATTAGCGTGGGGGATAGCGTGTTGTCGGCTTTTGAGGTGGTGGAGCAGGTGTTAAGGCTTAACAAGTTTTTCCCTGGAGA
This genomic window contains:
- the hemG gene encoding protoporphyrinogen oxidase, which encodes MPKHKRAAIIGAGISGLCTAYWLQKNGFEVQVFEKTGHAGGVIISEKIDGFLVDMGPNSTLETSEVLKNLVEELGLADQKVYANEASNKRYIVKNGELMAIPMSLLSFLKTDLFSWRAKLRLLQEPFLKPTLGDDIALADFVHHRLGREFLDYAINPFVAGVYAGDPRSLSTAAGFPKLYALEKNYGSLIRGAVLGARERKKRKEVAKDRARMFSFRDGMETFTDALKAKIGSIEYHTTVSSLKQSGGGFELEVEREGKKEALEFDIAVCCAPTHALAPLLADIAPEHTAPLAEVSYPPVAVVFTAFRETDIQRELDGFGFLIPEVEKRQILGSIWSSVIFPGRAPEGHVAFTSFVGGTRQPDNALLPEDQLKALVLSELKSLVGIAGEPVLTKIKKWEKAIPQYKVGYKKIQAVFDKLEAQYPGLYFAGNYRRGISVGDSVLSAFEVVEQVLRLNKFFPGEL